A part of Desulfomicrobium baculatum DSM 4028 genomic DNA contains:
- a CDS encoding HD domain-containing protein → MSIETLRLARDLYRNSDADPGHSPAWFSARMDDWVREACEGRLAPAGSTLVLALGGYGRGELFPFSDIDLLVCLPEADAPDPQFLAEALFLPLWDSGFDVGHGIRSVSETITLAAADFEVLCSLLDARLLYGSADLFSDFQRTVTQNLVIPLHAELVGWLAGRHESRHRQFGDTTHLLSPNLKEGRGGQRDHQTTQWLEILCRAAGDDSPFLSSSEREALSQRVGFLSLVRVALHRVSKRKNDVLHLELQPEIAQSIGFGPANDRDSVERFLSELHKTMAEIKLLCRLCLDKVRGLAGTRVSGASNVETGLDFSILVANPANIIELFRHSAQTAIPIGWHTRRIIQDRFPALSMAPNWQVPIVSRFEEILCSAYAAHALDQMLEIGFLNLFVPEFAAIEHLVQFDAYHKLPAGPHLVETVRNLASFDLGHEFLGDFLFPQSSDPCLRWAALLHDIGKGNGDHAAKGAQLSRQILGRLGYDDNFVHECAFLVEHHLLLVHTATRHDLGEESVIMELAQTLGSLRRLDRLTLLTWADSMATGPKAWNPWIENLLRETYFKTRKVLEHGIMSDETLVHRLSTLRDSLRSNRPQHFSIRDFEGFLAVMPARYLMQTAPGRIIDHIQQVHLFRGCPDTAPFRLSWEHRPQSRSLRVTLVSTDRPGLFARVCSALAKHGMSVLGAELCVWDDKTVVDVFWVTEPLDMLYAEQTVEAFASSLAQLFADETKLDQLPVRITSRLKKVYALDRDLVRVALDNGVSDFHTVLSIQAPDVPGLLATVSLCLYRLGVDLVFAKIATQKDKAMDILHIREGGEKIPDSECESLARTLRLLISSLYV, encoded by the coding sequence ATGAGTATCGAAACCTTACGCCTGGCCCGGGATCTTTACCGCAATTCGGACGCGGACCCGGGCCATTCTCCTGCCTGGTTTTCCGCACGCATGGACGACTGGGTCCGCGAGGCCTGCGAAGGCCGTCTTGCTCCCGCCGGGAGTACGCTGGTGCTGGCCCTTGGCGGCTATGGGCGCGGCGAGCTTTTTCCATTTTCCGACATTGATCTCTTGGTGTGTCTGCCTGAAGCGGACGCGCCCGATCCCCAGTTTCTGGCCGAGGCCCTGTTCCTTCCATTGTGGGACAGCGGTTTTGATGTCGGGCACGGCATCCGAAGTGTCAGCGAGACCATCACCCTGGCAGCGGCCGATTTTGAAGTCCTCTGTTCGCTTCTTGATGCGCGGCTTCTCTACGGTTCGGCGGATCTGTTTTCCGATTTTCAGCGTACCGTCACGCAGAACCTTGTCATCCCTTTGCACGCCGAGCTTGTAGGCTGGCTCGCAGGCCGTCATGAATCGCGGCACAGGCAGTTCGGCGACACCACGCATCTTTTGTCACCAAATCTCAAAGAGGGCAGGGGCGGGCAGCGCGACCACCAAACCACGCAGTGGCTGGAGATCCTGTGTCGCGCCGCAGGAGACGATTCGCCTTTTCTTTCGTCTTCCGAGCGGGAGGCTTTGTCGCAACGCGTCGGTTTTCTATCTCTTGTTCGAGTTGCTCTGCACCGGGTCAGCAAGCGCAAGAATGATGTCCTGCATCTGGAATTACAGCCGGAGATAGCGCAAAGCATCGGTTTCGGCCCTGCCAATGACCGAGACTCGGTGGAAAGGTTTCTCTCGGAACTGCATAAGACCATGGCCGAGATAAAGCTTCTTTGCCGCCTCTGTCTGGACAAGGTTCGGGGTTTGGCTGGAACGCGCGTCTCTGGAGCGTCCAATGTCGAGACGGGCCTCGACTTTTCCATTCTGGTTGCAAATCCTGCCAACATTATTGAACTTTTTCGGCATAGCGCGCAAACTGCAATTCCCATTGGCTGGCACACCCGCCGTATCATTCAGGATCGCTTTCCCGCGCTATCCATGGCTCCGAACTGGCAGGTGCCGATAGTTTCCCGTTTCGAAGAGATTTTGTGCAGTGCTTATGCTGCGCACGCCCTTGATCAGATGCTTGAAATCGGTTTTTTGAACCTTTTCGTGCCCGAGTTTGCCGCCATTGAGCATCTGGTTCAGTTCGACGCCTATCACAAACTGCCTGCCGGACCGCATCTGGTGGAGACGGTGCGGAATCTGGCGTCCTTTGATTTGGGCCATGAATTTCTGGGTGATTTTCTTTTTCCCCAATCAAGCGACCCCTGTCTGCGCTGGGCCGCGCTGCTGCATGACATCGGCAAGGGTAACGGTGATCATGCGGCCAAGGGCGCGCAGCTCTCGCGCCAGATTCTGGGCCGATTGGGCTATGACGACAATTTTGTTCATGAATGCGCTTTTTTGGTCGAACATCATCTACTTCTTGTGCACACGGCCACGCGTCACGATCTGGGAGAGGAGTCCGTCATCATGGAGCTTGCGCAGACCCTTGGATCTTTGCGCCGCTTAGACCGATTGACCCTGCTGACCTGGGCCGATTCCATGGCCACCGGTCCCAAGGCCTGGAATCCCTGGATCGAGAATTTACTGCGGGAAACCTATTTCAAGACGCGCAAGGTCCTTGAACATGGAATCATGTCCGATGAAACCCTGGTGCACAGATTGAGCACGCTACGCGATTCATTGCGCTCCAACCGTCCGCAGCATTTTTCAATCCGGGACTTCGAGGGATTTCTCGCCGTCATGCCGGCCAGGTATCTGATGCAAACCGCGCCGGGACGCATCATCGATCATATCCAGCAGGTGCACCTCTTCCGAGGATGCCCGGATACCGCTCCTTTTCGACTTTCCTGGGAGCACCGGCCCCAATCGAGATCGTTGCGCGTGACGCTGGTTTCCACCGACAGGCCGGGCCTTTTCGCCCGTGTCTGTTCGGCTTTGGCCAAGCATGGCATGTCCGTGCTTGGGGCGGAGCTGTGCGTCTGGGATGACAAGACGGTCGTGGATGTGTTTTGGGTCACGGAACCCTTGGACATGCTTTATGCCGAGCAGACGGTCGAGGCCTTTGCTTCCAGCCTGGCGCAGCTTTTTGCCGACGAGACGAAGCTGGATCAGCTTCCTGTGCGCATAACCTCCAGGCTGAAGAAGGTTTATGCGCTGGACCGCGACCTGGTGCGAGTAGCGCTGGACAACGGCGTCTCGGATTTTCACACCGTGCTTTCCATTCAGGCTCCCGACGTACCCGGCCTTCTGGCGACGGTTTCGCTTTGTCTCTACCGGCTGGGGGTTGACCTGGTCTTTGCCAAGATCGCGACACAAAAAGACAAGGCCATGGATATTCTGCATATCCGAGAAGGCGGAGAAAAGATCCCCGATTCGGAATGCGAATCCCTCGCGCGGACCCTCAGGCTTCTCATCAGCAGCCTGTACGTCTGA
- a CDS encoding ammonium transporter: MFEEKKQTTALLRPKVWALTLLLATLTPAMAFAEGEALSQSNANLLWTLLAAILVMFMQPGFALVEMGFSRAKNAGNILMKNLIDFGAGQPAFLLLGFGLMFGQDIGGFIGSSGFALAGVDPTSDAGLWTLTFWFFQSVFAATAATIISGGIAERTKFSAYIIVSIVVTAVIYPISGHWAWGSLWGAGELGKGWLENMGFIDFAGSTVVHSVGGWMALAGAMVIGPRIGKYSPDGKAKAIPGHNIPMAGLGVFILWFGWFGFNPGSTTAVNGSIGYIAVNTSLAACMGVLGAMTYAWIKHGKPDTSMSLNGALAGLVAITAGCYEVSPMGSLAIGFLAGILVVVSLEFIDQVLKIDDPVGASSVHGVCGMFGTIMVGFFAAPGYGSATGLFYGGGTEILVTQIIGAAAVFAWAFGAGLVLFYLLKVTIGVRVTQEEELKGLDITEHGMESYNGFQIFTNE, encoded by the coding sequence ATGTTCGAAGAGAAAAAACAAACAACCGCCCTGCTCAGACCAAAAGTCTGGGCTCTGACCCTATTGCTCGCAACCCTTACCCCGGCAATGGCCTTTGCCGAAGGCGAAGCGTTGTCCCAGTCCAACGCGAACCTGTTGTGGACGTTGCTGGCCGCAATTCTGGTCATGTTCATGCAGCCCGGTTTCGCTCTGGTCGAAATGGGATTCTCGCGGGCCAAAAACGCCGGCAATATTCTGATGAAAAACCTGATCGACTTCGGTGCAGGGCAACCCGCATTTCTGCTGCTGGGTTTTGGTCTCATGTTCGGCCAGGACATTGGCGGGTTCATCGGCTCGTCCGGGTTCGCATTGGCCGGCGTCGACCCGACCAGCGACGCAGGGCTGTGGACGCTGACCTTCTGGTTCTTCCAGTCCGTTTTCGCGGCCACGGCAGCGACGATCATCTCCGGCGGCATCGCCGAGCGCACAAAATTTTCAGCCTACATCATTGTCAGTATCGTGGTCACGGCCGTCATTTACCCCATCTCCGGCCACTGGGCCTGGGGCTCTCTCTGGGGCGCGGGCGAGTTGGGCAAGGGCTGGCTTGAGAACATGGGCTTCATCGACTTCGCAGGCTCCACCGTGGTCCATTCCGTGGGCGGCTGGATGGCCCTGGCTGGAGCCATGGTCATCGGCCCGCGCATCGGCAAGTACAGCCCCGACGGAAAGGCCAAGGCCATTCCCGGACACAATATCCCCATGGCGGGCCTTGGCGTCTTCATCCTCTGGTTCGGCTGGTTCGGATTCAACCCCGGCAGCACCACCGCCGTCAACGGCAGCATCGGCTACATCGCCGTCAACACCAGCCTGGCCGCCTGCATGGGAGTGCTTGGTGCCATGACCTACGCCTGGATCAAGCACGGCAAGCCGGACACCTCCATGTCCTTGAACGGCGCCCTGGCGGGCCTGGTGGCCATCACCGCCGGCTGTTACGAAGTCTCTCCCATGGGATCCCTGGCCATCGGCTTCCTGGCGGGCATCCTGGTCGTCGTCTCCCTTGAATTCATCGATCAGGTCCTCAAAATCGACGATCCGGTCGGCGCGTCCTCGGTGCACGGCGTCTGCGGCATGTTTGGAACCATCATGGTCGGTTTCTTCGCCGCTCCCGGCTATGGCTCGGCCACCGGCCTCTTCTACGGCGGCGGCACCGAAATCCTGGTCACGCAGATCATCGGAGCGGCGGCGGTCTTCGCATGGGCCTTCGGGGCCGGCCTGGTCCTCTTCTACCTGCTCAAAGTGACCATCGGCGTGCGCGTCACCCAGGAAGAGGAACTCAAAGGCCTCGACATCACCGAACACGGCATGGAATCCTACAACGGCTTCCAGATCTTCACCAACGAATAA
- a CDS encoding DNA integrity scanning protein DisA nucleotide-binding domain protein gives MEELFLIKCIDQIHDGLCNGLARFSGASRAALIYALDKDSPLRIYDPCDLLRGHEPRLEEIYLKHKKKTQNPPAEEANGPGEYAHPELAGIIACGGHFPSIFYQTWFSEHHVDMCSTGPTQRWLEYACRLLSQDLGTKSITDLETSGYVLQNFATHAVRDHIVDMRNLSLGPDTRLRIYPILDAILNISKTQEEGKWAFGDLIFVEPSQVHRIHYLATFGDFERPALKDFKHTRKLLQAVEGNKHKLVSNGQKIIGIGTGRMPDFSVTAEFRGNHGFIRVQDETICSFADGGFHSSTRQANLVQLEEVLLELNLDSSKLYTIMKVASTLVRSAQERKHGCALVLDFGSPLANISGQHLETPLDLKRHMDLDLATSLAKVDGALHIDMMYLKLHAFASLLDGRAVAGENRARGARYNSALRFTAEHDQVILVVVSSDRPISIIQHGAEIKARCDWEPKYQCLSEPMTLEDWIQQPNHS, from the coding sequence ATGGAAGAACTGTTTTTGATCAAATGCATCGACCAGATTCATGATGGTTTGTGTAATGGCCTGGCGCGGTTCTCGGGGGCAAGCCGGGCCGCGTTGATTTACGCCTTGGACAAAGACAGTCCGCTCCGCATTTATGACCCGTGCGATCTTTTGCGCGGGCACGAACCGCGTCTGGAGGAAATCTACCTCAAGCATAAAAAAAAGACGCAAAACCCTCCTGCCGAAGAAGCAAATGGTCCCGGTGAATACGCACATCCCGAACTGGCAGGCATTATCGCCTGCGGTGGTCATTTCCCAAGCATATTCTACCAAACCTGGTTCAGCGAGCACCATGTCGACATGTGCTCGACCGGGCCGACACAGCGCTGGCTGGAATACGCATGCAGACTCCTGTCCCAGGACCTTGGAACAAAAAGTATCACGGACCTGGAGACATCTGGGTATGTGCTGCAGAACTTTGCAACCCATGCCGTGCGCGACCACATTGTCGACATGCGAAACTTGAGCCTGGGTCCGGACACACGGCTGCGCATCTACCCTATACTGGACGCGATTCTCAATATTTCAAAGACCCAGGAAGAAGGCAAATGGGCCTTTGGAGACCTCATTTTCGTGGAGCCGTCACAGGTGCACAGAATCCACTACCTGGCCACTTTCGGGGATTTTGAAAGACCGGCCTTGAAAGATTTCAAGCACACGCGAAAGCTCCTGCAGGCGGTCGAAGGCAACAAACACAAGCTGGTCAGCAATGGGCAAAAGATCATCGGCATCGGCACGGGGAGAATGCCGGACTTTTCTGTGACTGCGGAATTTCGCGGCAATCATGGTTTCATCAGGGTTCAGGACGAAACAATCTGCAGCTTTGCCGACGGCGGATTCCATTCCTCCACCAGGCAAGCCAACCTTGTACAGCTGGAAGAAGTGCTGCTCGAACTCAATCTTGATTCAAGCAAGCTCTACACCATCATGAAGGTCGCCAGCACCCTGGTCCGCAGCGCCCAAGAGCGGAAACACGGCTGCGCTCTGGTGCTCGATTTCGGGAGCCCTCTGGCCAACATCTCGGGACAGCATCTGGAAACGCCGCTGGATCTGAAGCGCCACATGGACCTTGATCTGGCCACGTCGCTGGCGAAAGTGGACGGCGCGCTGCACATCGACATGATGTACCTCAAGCTGCACGCATTCGCCTCCCTGCTCGATGGCCGCGCGGTGGCCGGAGAAAACCGCGCCCGGGGAGCCAGGTACAACTCCGCCCTCAGATTCACGGCCGAGCACGATCAGGTCATCCTTGTCGTGGTCAGCTCGGACCGCCCCATTTCCATCATCCAACACGGCGCCGAGATCAAGGCCAGGTGCGATTGGGAGCCCAAGTACCAATGCCTCTCGGAACCCATGACCCTGGAAGACTGGATTCAGCAACCCAATCATTCGTAA
- a CDS encoding ammonium transporter, translated as MNPTDTAFIIVCAALVMFMTPGLALFYAGMTRSKNALGTIMQSFASLGVITLVWIFWGYSLSFGTDMNGLIGGFDFIGMAGVGMEPHESIATNLPHMVFMIFQCMFAIITPALITGAFAERMRFSAFIIFIILWCTFVYAPLCHWVWGGGWMAQMGAMDFAGGAVVHMSSASAALAAALVIGKRKGYGKRSFLPHNLPMTMIGTALLWFGWFGFNAGSALAANGLAGNAFVTTHVAAATAMLAWVFAEWKFHGKPTTLGAASGAVAGLVAITPAAGFVGIMASVIIGLGAGVLCYFGVSLKARFGYDDSLDVVGIHGVGGIWGALATGLFASQAINPAGFNGLFHGNPGQLWIQFVSVVATCAFSFVVTYVLLKIVNAIVPIRVTEEEEEAGLDVAIHSESAYQA; from the coding sequence GTGAATCCGACAGATACCGCTTTTATCATTGTTTGTGCTGCCCTGGTCATGTTCATGACTCCCGGGCTGGCTCTCTTTTACGCGGGCATGACCCGTTCCAAAAACGCCCTGGGAACCATAATGCAAAGTTTTGCATCCCTTGGCGTCATCACCCTGGTCTGGATTTTCTGGGGATATTCCCTGTCGTTTGGAACTGATATGAACGGGCTCATCGGCGGCTTTGATTTTATCGGCATGGCCGGAGTGGGCATGGAGCCGCACGAGTCCATAGCCACCAACCTGCCGCACATGGTCTTCATGATCTTTCAGTGCATGTTCGCCATCATCACCCCGGCGCTGATCACCGGCGCCTTTGCCGAGCGCATGCGGTTTTCCGCGTTTATCATTTTCATCATCCTGTGGTGCACTTTCGTCTATGCCCCGTTGTGTCACTGGGTCTGGGGCGGAGGCTGGATGGCCCAGATGGGCGCCATGGATTTTGCCGGCGGAGCGGTGGTACATATGAGCTCGGCCAGCGCGGCCCTGGCAGCGGCGCTGGTCATCGGCAAGCGCAAGGGCTACGGCAAGCGCTCCTTTTTGCCGCATAACCTGCCCATGACCATGATCGGCACGGCGCTCTTGTGGTTCGGCTGGTTCGGTTTCAACGCCGGCAGCGCACTGGCCGCGAACGGGCTGGCAGGCAACGCCTTTGTCACCACGCATGTCGCGGCCGCAACGGCCATGCTTGCCTGGGTTTTTGCGGAATGGAAGTTCCACGGCAAGCCCACGACCCTGGGCGCGGCTTCCGGCGCGGTGGCCGGTCTTGTTGCCATCACCCCGGCGGCTGGTTTTGTCGGCATCATGGCTTCCGTGATCATTGGCCTTGGCGCCGGAGTGCTGTGCTATTTCGGCGTGAGCCTCAAAGCCCGCTTTGGTTACGACGACAGCCTTGATGTGGTCGGCATTCACGGCGTGGGCGGCATCTGGGGCGCCCTGGCCACCGGTCTTTTTGCCAGTCAGGCCATCAACCCCGCCGGTTTCAACGGTCTTTTTCACGGCAATCCCGGCCAGCTCTGGATCCAGTTCGTATCCGTCGTGGCCACCTGCGCCTTTTCTTTTGTGGTCACCTATGTTTTGCTCAAGATTGTTAATGCCATCGTGCCCATTCGTGTCACCGAAGAAGAGGAAGAGGCTGGGCTTGACGTGGCTATCCATAGCGAATCCGCTTACCAGGCTTAA
- a CDS encoding P-II family nitrogen regulator: protein MKLVIAYIRPECLNAVKQELYAKKIYNMSVTNVLGSGRQKGFTETYRGVVMEVNLLKKLRLEIGVNDDFAEQAVEAINAGARTGKEGDGVIFVLECAAAVRIRTQETGPAAMG, encoded by the coding sequence ATGAAACTCGTAATCGCATATATCCGGCCCGAGTGCCTGAACGCAGTCAAGCAAGAGCTGTACGCCAAGAAAATCTACAACATGTCCGTGACCAACGTGCTCGGCAGCGGACGCCAGAAAGGATTCACGGAAACATACCGCGGCGTGGTCATGGAAGTGAACCTGCTGAAGAAGTTGAGACTGGAGATCGGAGTCAACGACGATTTCGCCGAACAGGCCGTGGAGGCCATCAATGCGGGAGCACGGACAGGCAAGGAAGGCGACGGAGTGATCTTCGTGCTGGAATGCGCCGCCGCCGTGCGCATCCGCACCCAGGAGACCGGGCCTGCGGCAATGGGCTAG
- a CDS encoding P-II family nitrogen regulator yields MKRVEIITRPYKLDEIKEALTSMGIQGMTVTDVRGFGRQRGHKEVYRGAEYQVDFVSKVKIEIVIDDDLLDQTLEVIQQAAKTGKIGDGKIFVSTIDNAIRIRTGESGGSAL; encoded by the coding sequence ATGAAACGCGTAGAAATCATCACCCGGCCCTACAAGCTGGACGAAATCAAGGAAGCCCTGACGAGCATGGGCATACAGGGCATGACGGTCACTGATGTGCGGGGTTTTGGTCGCCAGCGTGGCCACAAGGAAGTCTATCGCGGGGCAGAATATCAGGTTGATTTTGTTTCCAAGGTTAAGATCGAGATTGTAATTGATGACGACCTGCTTGATCAAACCCTGGAGGTCATCCAACAGGCCGCCAAGACCGGCAAGATCGGCGACGGCAAGATTTTTGTTTCCACCATCGACAACGCCATCCGCATCCGCACCGGCGAGTCCGGCGGATCGGCCCTTTAG
- a CDS encoding PLP-dependent aminotransferase family protein: MDDYRYRQIEQQLMLQISSGTLGPGARLPSLRHVSLRSRVAVSTVLQAYAELERKGIIESRPRSGFFVRRDTRQLPPPPRNPRPLLRPHTVNRSQLISAVLETVGDRELVPLGINCPSADLLPYRELAKVAARLSREDPKRQVGYLPVEGSLELRRQLSLRASQAGLDVRPEEIIITCGALEALHVAVRSLVRPGDNVLIQAPSYFCFQQLLENQGVRSIEIPSHPRHGVDPADLERALGRFDISACILTPNFNNPDGSLTSDGAKREIVELLARREIPLIEDDVAGDLHFGPARPSVFKMYDDQGLVILCSSFSKTLCPGYRIGWIMPGRFYREAYEVKATTNVCSATLTQEAVGVYLREGRYDRHLRGLRRALQEQTQSMQLHVSRTFPDGTRVGRPEGGGVLWVELPSGVDSVELMYRAREAGISIAPGTIFSTQDRFSGHVRLNSGNPWTEELAGGVERLGSLVAEMVGGAGR, from the coding sequence ATGGACGATTACAGGTACCGTCAGATCGAGCAGCAGCTTATGCTTCAGATATCATCGGGCACGTTGGGTCCCGGAGCGCGGCTGCCTTCCTTGCGCCATGTCAGCCTGCGCAGCCGGGTGGCGGTCAGCACGGTGCTGCAGGCCTACGCCGAGCTGGAGCGCAAGGGGATCATCGAGTCGCGTCCCAGGTCCGGCTTTTTCGTGCGGCGGGACACGCGGCAGCTGCCGCCTCCGCCGCGCAATCCTCGTCCGCTCTTGCGCCCCCATACCGTCAACCGCAGTCAGCTCATTTCCGCCGTGCTCGAGACCGTGGGTGACCGCGAGCTTGTGCCGCTGGGCATCAACTGCCCGTCGGCAGATCTGCTGCCCTACCGTGAATTGGCCAAGGTCGCGGCCCGTCTCTCGCGGGAAGATCCCAAGCGCCAGGTCGGGTACCTGCCCGTGGAGGGCAGCCTGGAACTGCGTCGCCAACTGTCCCTGCGCGCGTCCCAGGCAGGCCTCGATGTGCGGCCCGAGGAGATCATCATCACCTGCGGAGCCCTTGAGGCCCTGCATGTGGCAGTGCGCAGCCTGGTCCGGCCCGGAGATAACGTGCTCATCCAGGCTCCGTCCTACTTCTGTTTTCAGCAGCTGCTGGAGAATCAGGGCGTGCGCTCCATCGAGATCCCGTCACATCCACGGCATGGCGTGGACCCCGCCGACCTGGAGAGAGCCCTGGGGCGTTTTGACATAAGTGCCTGCATCCTCACGCCGAACTTCAACAACCCCGACGGGTCCCTGACCTCGGATGGCGCCAAGCGCGAAATCGTGGAGCTTCTGGCCAGGCGGGAGATTCCCCTCATCGAGGACGATGTGGCCGGGGACCTGCATTTCGGCCCGGCCCGCCCTTCGGTCTTCAAGATGTACGACGACCAAGGGCTGGTCATCCTTTGTTCGTCCTTTTCCAAGACGCTGTGTCCGGGCTACCGCATCGGCTGGATCATGCCGGGCCGCTTCTACCGCGAAGCCTACGAGGTCAAGGCCACTACCAACGTCTGCTCCGCGACCCTGACCCAGGAGGCCGTGGGCGTCTATTTGCGCGAAGGGCGCTATGATCGGCACCTGCGCGGTCTGCGGCGGGCCTTGCAAGAGCAGACGCAGTCCATGCAGCTGCACGTGAGCCGGACCTTCCCGGACGGCACGAGGGTCGGCAGGCCTGAAGGCGGCGGGGTGCTGTGGGTGGAGCTGCCGTCGGGCGTGGACTCGGTGGAACTCATGTACCGGGCCAGGGAAGCGGGCATCAGCATTGCGCCCGGCACCATCTTTTCGACCCAGGATCGTTTTTCCGGCCATGTGCGTCTTAATTCCGGCAATCCCTGGACCGAGGAACTGGCAGGCGGAGTAGAGCGCCTGGGCAGCCTGGTGGCGGAGATGGTTGGCGGGGCTGGCCGGTGA
- a CDS encoding AzlC family ABC transporter permease, which yields MNCATLSSTSRAESPLVSAFRQTLPIILGYVPVGFAYGVLAQKSGLSGINTILMSLLVFAGSAQLIAVGLFAAGAAPLAIVATTFVVNLRHLLMSAALAPFLRSWNKTRLALFSYQLTDETFALHAGRFAKGETAPCETFGINVIAQSAWVGGTVLGLAASTLITDIRPIGLDYALPAMFIALLLGQLKSRQHLAVAVIAGVLSTILMLAGLQQSHVLAATIIAATIGLGVHAWTSKRSS from the coding sequence ATGAATTGCGCCACCCTTTCTTCCACCAGCCGCGCCGAGTCCCCCCTGGTCTCGGCCTTTCGCCAGACCCTGCCCATCATCCTGGGCTATGTGCCCGTGGGTTTCGCCTACGGCGTTCTGGCCCAGAAATCGGGCCTCTCCGGCATAAACACCATACTGATGAGCCTGCTGGTCTTTGCAGGGTCGGCCCAGCTCATCGCGGTCGGCCTTTTCGCGGCGGGAGCCGCGCCCCTGGCCATCGTGGCCACGACCTTCGTGGTCAATCTGCGCCATCTGCTCATGTCCGCCGCCCTGGCCCCGTTCCTGCGCTCCTGGAACAAAACCCGGCTGGCCCTCTTTTCCTACCAACTGACGGACGAAACCTTCGCCCTGCACGCCGGGCGTTTCGCCAAGGGAGAAACTGCGCCGTGTGAAACCTTCGGCATCAACGTCATCGCCCAGAGTGCCTGGGTGGGCGGAACGGTCCTCGGACTGGCCGCGAGCACGCTTATCACCGACATCCGGCCCATCGGGCTTGATTACGCCCTGCCTGCCATGTTCATCGCCTTGCTCCTGGGCCAGCTCAAGTCGCGGCAGCACCTCGCCGTAGCGGTCATCGCAGGCGTCCTGTCCACGATCCTGATGCTCGCCGGCCTTCAGCAAAGCCACGTCCTGGCCGCGACCATCATTGCAGCAACCATCGGCCTCGGAGTTCACGCATGGACCAGCAAACGATCTTCCTGA
- a CDS encoding radical SAM/SPASM family putative metalloenzyme maturase yields the protein MLTNPSPHPRKLYAELATLCNLGCAMCVKHSTGWDCEDALMSRATFEALAPLFPHLDTLNLNGIGEPLMHPALASFIAFARARVPEDCVIGFQSNGMLLTPAMAGELMDAGLDRVCFSVDSPDADQLERFRAGAELVQVGQSFDLMRGAAARTGARPLSLGAETVISAQNYASLPDMISWCADRGVEFVIASHVLPYNASDAPQSLYVPVSQRCLDFYREWEKVFDAEGLDVAHSYTSFYAVFRTPEQQRLVDIILAMKEDAQGRGLQFSLPNTMNIDFHRLARVRDTFARAMDVAQRRGIRLDLPETAAREPRECAFVQNPSLFVAYDGALTPCYYLWHSYSAWLLGSEVRVKQRVFGRVPEDDPLHVWQSQDFCRFREEALREEYARCADCSVAPCDHVQGFPAPFAKDCYGHAVPCGACPWSGGGFACLR from the coding sequence ATGCTGACGAACCCATCCCCCCATCCACGCAAGCTCTATGCGGAGCTGGCCACCCTGTGCAATCTTGGCTGTGCCATGTGCGTCAAGCATTCCACGGGCTGGGACTGCGAAGATGCGCTCATGTCCAGGGCGACCTTCGAGGCTCTGGCCCCTCTTTTTCCGCACCTGGACACGCTCAACCTGAACGGTATCGGCGAACCCCTGATGCATCCGGCGCTGGCTTCGTTCATCGCCTTTGCCAGGGCCCGGGTGCCGGAGGACTGCGTCATTGGTTTTCAGTCCAACGGCATGCTCCTGACTCCGGCCATGGCCGGGGAGCTCATGGACGCGGGGCTGGACAGGGTCTGTTTTTCCGTGGACTCCCCGGATGCGGATCAGCTGGAGCGCTTTCGGGCCGGAGCCGAGCTGGTCCAGGTCGGGCAATCCTTTGACCTGATGCGTGGCGCGGCTGCCCGTACGGGGGCGCGGCCGCTGTCCCTGGGCGCTGAAACCGTGATCAGCGCCCAGAATTATGCCAGCCTCCCGGACATGATCTCCTGGTGCGCGGATCGTGGCGTAGAATTTGTCATTGCTTCTCATGTCCTGCCCTACAACGCTTCCGATGCCCCGCAGAGTCTGTACGTGCCGGTCTCGCAGCGCTGCCTGGATTTTTATCGTGAATGGGAAAAGGTCTTTGATGCCGAGGGATTGGATGTTGCGCATTCGTATACGTCTTTTTACGCGGTTTTCCGCACTCCGGAGCAGCAGCGGCTCGTGGACATTATTCTGGCCATGAAGGAGGACGCGCAGGGCCGTGGTCTGCAATTCAGCCTGCCCAATACCATGAACATCGATTTCCACCGCTTGGCGCGCGTGCGCGATACCTTTGCCCGGGCCATGGATGTCGCCCAGAGGAGGGGGATTCGTCTCGATCTGCCCGAAACGGCGGCGCGGGAGCCCAGGGAATGCGCCTTTGTCCAGAATCCGAGCCTGTTCGTGGCCTATGACGGCGCGCTGACCCCCTGCTATTATCTGTGGCACAGCTATTCGGCTTGGCTGCTCGGCTCCGAGGTTCGCGTCAAACAGCGCGTCTTTGGCCGGGTGCCGGAGGATGATCCGCTCCATGTCTGGCAGTCGCAGGATTTTTGCCGTTTCCGTGAAGAGGCGTTGCGTGAAGAGTATGCCCGCTGCGCGGATTGCAGCGTGGCCCCGTGCGACCATGTACAGGGTTTTCCCGCGCCTTTTGCCAAGGACTGTTATGGGCATGCCGTTCCGTGCGGAGCCTGTCCGTGGTCCGGCGGGGGCTTTGCCTGTCTGCGATAA